The proteins below come from a single Polynucleobacter sp. MWH-UH23A genomic window:
- the ggt gene encoding gamma-glutamyltransferase, with product MQSKWGIRGMAVAPHSLASESALAVLREGGNALEAMVAAAATIAVVYPHMNSIGGDSFWVMHSPGKAMGGIDACGAAAGLATKEWYRERGITKAIPFRGPVAANTVAGTISGWGAAHKLSKQGLGGKIPLSRLLADAIHYAETGVPVTYSQSSLTAKKREELKSIPGFAKTFLVNGKAPAVGSIFKQARLAKTLRQIAEKGTDDYYRGELAELISKELTDIGSPLRLADLHRHQAKLIDPLELKHSMGNVYNMIPPTQGVVSLMIVGILDQLNLKRFKVDSAEYVHHCVEATKQAFKIRDQFVTDPAYMTKNAQSFLSPAFLKKLAKNIDPDKALPWGQGKGPADTIWMGVIDGEGNCVSFIQSIYHEFGAGIVLPKSGINWQNRGCSFSLDPKTLNHLEPYRKPFHTLNPAMALFKDGRSMVYGTMGGDGQPQTQCAVFTRTATYGLDPQDAISRPRWLLGRTWGQTSDSLKLESRFSPWVAKELHALGHEIEMLDAFDETVGHAGCIIREPSGILRGGWDPRSDGAVSAF from the coding sequence ATGCAGTCAAAGTGGGGTATTCGGGGGATGGCAGTAGCACCGCACTCCCTCGCTTCAGAATCAGCCTTAGCAGTTCTTCGCGAAGGCGGTAACGCATTGGAAGCCATGGTGGCTGCGGCGGCAACTATCGCTGTTGTTTATCCACATATGAATTCGATTGGTGGTGACTCCTTCTGGGTTATGCACTCTCCTGGCAAAGCCATGGGTGGAATTGATGCTTGCGGTGCTGCTGCTGGCTTGGCAACAAAAGAGTGGTACAGAGAGCGCGGCATTACCAAAGCAATTCCCTTTAGAGGTCCAGTAGCCGCCAACACGGTTGCAGGAACGATTTCTGGTTGGGGTGCTGCTCACAAACTTTCCAAGCAAGGCTTGGGAGGCAAGATACCGCTATCAAGATTACTGGCAGATGCCATTCACTATGCCGAAACTGGGGTGCCTGTTACTTACAGCCAATCCAGCCTGACAGCAAAAAAACGGGAGGAACTGAAATCAATTCCAGGGTTTGCGAAAACATTTTTAGTTAATGGAAAAGCACCGGCTGTTGGAAGCATATTTAAACAAGCACGCCTTGCAAAAACATTACGACAGATTGCTGAAAAAGGAACAGATGATTACTATCGCGGTGAACTTGCAGAGTTAATCAGCAAAGAACTGACTGATATTGGAAGCCCTCTTCGTTTAGCTGATCTCCATCGTCATCAAGCAAAGCTGATTGACCCACTCGAGCTTAAACACAGCATGGGTAATGTCTACAACATGATTCCGCCTACGCAGGGCGTGGTCTCTCTCATGATTGTTGGCATCTTGGACCAATTAAATCTGAAGCGCTTCAAAGTCGATAGCGCCGAATATGTGCATCACTGTGTTGAAGCAACTAAGCAGGCATTTAAGATTCGCGACCAATTTGTTACGGACCCTGCTTACATGACTAAGAATGCGCAATCATTCTTATCCCCAGCTTTTCTGAAAAAGCTTGCCAAGAATATTGATCCCGATAAAGCTTTACCTTGGGGTCAAGGTAAGGGTCCTGCCGATACGATTTGGATGGGCGTAATTGATGGTGAAGGCAACTGCGTTTCCTTTATCCAAAGCATCTATCACGAATTTGGCGCAGGCATTGTTCTACCTAAGTCTGGAATTAATTGGCAGAACCGTGGTTGTAGTTTTTCTCTGGATCCAAAAACACTCAATCATCTTGAGCCCTATCGCAAACCATTTCATACACTGAATCCAGCCATGGCTTTATTTAAAGATGGTCGCTCAATGGTGTACGGCACTATGGGTGGTGATGGTCAACCGCAAACTCAATGCGCGGTTTTCACTCGCACGGCCACTTATGGGCTTGATCCACAAGATGCCATTAGTCGTCCCCGCTGGTTATTGGGTCGCACTTGGGGGCAGACAAGTGACAGCCTCAAACTCGAATCTCGCTTTAGTCCATGGGTTGCAAAAGAGTTACATGCTTTGGGTCACGAAATCGAAATGCTTGATGCATTTGATGAGACAGTTGGTCATGCAGGCTGCATCATTCGTGAACCCTCAGGAATACTCCGTGGCGGATGGGATCCGCGCAGTGATGGTGCAGTTAGCGCGTTTTAG
- the ybeY gene encoding rRNA maturation RNase YbeY codes for MPAKLMIDLQFASAALKNVIEKTASEALIKKWIKGTDVKSGLITLRFVNTAEGKKLNASFRKKNYATNVLTFPYERSKDSLTADIIFCLPIIQKEAKDQEKTLKAHLAHLIIHGCLHAQGYDHENHRDAKKMEALEIKLLKTLGFANPYLNA; via the coding sequence ATGCCAGCTAAATTAATGATTGATCTTCAATTTGCTAGCGCAGCTCTTAAAAACGTTATTGAAAAGACTGCCTCGGAAGCGCTAATCAAAAAATGGATCAAAGGTACGGACGTAAAGTCAGGTTTAATTACCCTTCGGTTTGTAAATACAGCTGAAGGCAAAAAGCTGAATGCTTCTTTTCGCAAAAAAAATTATGCTACGAATGTGTTGACTTTTCCGTATGAGCGCTCAAAGGATAGTCTCACAGCAGACATCATTTTTTGCTTGCCCATCATTCAAAAAGAAGCAAAGGATCAAGAGAAGACATTAAAGGCCCATTTGGCGCATTTAATTATTCATGGATGTCTTCATGCTCAGGGTTACGACCATGAAAACCATCGGGATGCAAAAAAAATGGAAGCTCTGGAAATTAAGCTCCTTAAAACACTTGGATTTGCCAATCCCTACCTAAACGCATAA
- a CDS encoding rhodanese-like domain-containing protein: protein MKLKIGYRALIDAAMEKIETVPLKQARELLQDSNVVFVDIRDIRELEREGMIPDALHAPRGMLEFWVDPDSPYYKPIFGEGKRFILYCASAWRSALATKTLQDMGLPDVCHLEGGFSAWKQANLPVAEKPSKSSKS, encoded by the coding sequence GTGAAATTAAAGATTGGTTATAGGGCGTTAATTGATGCCGCCATGGAGAAAATTGAAACTGTTCCTCTAAAACAGGCACGAGAATTGCTCCAGGATTCGAATGTGGTGTTTGTAGATATTCGCGATATTCGAGAGCTTGAGCGCGAAGGAATGATTCCGGACGCATTGCATGCCCCACGGGGAATGTTGGAGTTTTGGGTAGACCCAGATAGCCCATACTACAAACCCATTTTTGGGGAGGGCAAGCGTTTCATTTTGTATTGCGCTTCAGCTTGGCGATCTGCTCTTGCTACGAAAACATTGCAAGACATGGGTCTTCCTGATGTCTGTCATTTAGAAGGTGGATTTAGTGCCTGGAAACAAGCCAATTTGCCGGTCGCAGAGAAGCCATCAAAATCATCTAAGAGTTAA
- a CDS encoding gamma carbonic anhydrase family protein, translating into MAIFELDGNAPQLSEGAWVAESAEVIGKVELHKDANVWPKVVIRGDNDLIQIGEGSNVQDASVLHTDPGYPLTIGKNVTVGHKVMLHGCQIGDGSLIGIGAVILNGAKIGKHCLVGAGALVTEGKEFPDGSMIIGSPAKAVKALSPEQISGIGEIAARYVKNAQRYQKTLKKIS; encoded by the coding sequence ATGGCTATATTTGAACTAGATGGAAATGCACCTCAACTCTCTGAGGGCGCTTGGGTTGCCGAAAGTGCTGAAGTCATCGGCAAAGTAGAACTTCATAAAGATGCAAACGTTTGGCCCAAGGTCGTCATTCGTGGTGATAACGATTTGATTCAGATAGGCGAGGGCAGCAATGTACAGGATGCATCTGTTTTGCATACTGATCCTGGTTATCCACTCACCATTGGGAAGAATGTCACCGTAGGTCATAAAGTCATGTTGCATGGATGTCAAATTGGTGATGGGAGTTTGATTGGTATTGGTGCAGTGATTCTTAATGGCGCAAAAATTGGCAAACATTGCTTAGTTGGTGCTGGTGCTCTCGTAACCGAGGGGAAAGAATTTCCCGATGGCTCAATGATTATTGGGTCACCTGCAAAAGCAGTGAAAGCTCTAAGTCCTGAACAAATTTCTGGGATTGGGGAGATCGCGGCACGCTATGTGAAAAATGCGCAACGCTATCAGAAGACGCTAAAAAAGATTTCTTAA
- the maiA gene encoding maleylacetoacetate isomerase: MTTTSNSKPRLYSFWRSSAAFRVRIALNLKGIPYDTIPVHLTKSGGAQFSPDYSEKNPTHLVPLFEDGKVSIHQSLAIIEYLEEMYPSPSLLPPLPSDRAWVRSLAMDIACDIHPINNLRVLRYLVKNVGSTNETKDAWYQHWIELGLNSLEKQLSADTRVGRFASGDQPGLVEVCLIPQLFNALSSGMDLSMYPTLVKILHECLKLHAFMDASWEKQLDAEGSNPSIPPQK; this comes from the coding sequence ATGACCACGACCTCAAATTCCAAGCCTAGGCTTTATAGCTTTTGGCGCAGCTCAGCCGCATTCCGTGTTCGTATTGCCTTAAACCTTAAGGGCATCCCCTACGACACCATTCCAGTTCACCTTACTAAAAGTGGTGGCGCACAATTTAGTCCAGACTACTCAGAAAAGAATCCAACTCATCTAGTGCCCCTATTTGAAGATGGCAAAGTCAGTATTCATCAATCGCTGGCTATTATTGAGTATCTAGAAGAGATGTACCCCAGCCCATCTCTTTTACCCCCATTACCAAGTGATCGTGCTTGGGTTCGATCTTTGGCAATGGATATTGCTTGTGATATTCATCCCATTAACAATTTGCGCGTACTACGATATCTAGTAAAAAATGTTGGCAGCACCAATGAAACAAAAGATGCTTGGTATCAGCACTGGATAGAGTTAGGTCTAAACAGTTTAGAAAAACAACTCAGCGCCGATACTCGTGTTGGGCGATTTGCATCCGGGGATCAACCGGGACTGGTTGAAGTTTGTCTAATACCCCAGTTATTCAATGCACTCAGTAGCGGTATGGATTTGAGTATGTATCCGACTCTAGTCAAAATTTTGCACGAGTGCTTAAAGTTGCATGCTTTTATGGATGCCTCTTGGGAGAAGCAATTAGACGCAGAAGGCTCAAACCCCAGCATTCCACCACAAAAATAA
- a CDS encoding Rap1a/Tai family immunity protein, with the protein MKKVLIFLTAIAAFSGLAQAQGNAGVKVLSTQELVNVCKLPASPESRSFCIGYSTAIYDTYLATRHPQRAKPFICVKQPAPSRDEVIADFVKFGQENPQTADKPAAGVFLGFLAAKFPCARK; encoded by the coding sequence ATGAAGAAAGTCCTGATTTTTTTAACTGCTATCGCAGCGTTTTCTGGCTTGGCACAGGCACAAGGCAATGCAGGCGTTAAGGTTCTCAGCACACAAGAGCTGGTAAATGTCTGCAAATTACCTGCAAGCCCAGAATCTAGAAGCTTTTGTATTGGCTACTCGACCGCAATTTATGACACTTATTTGGCTACGCGTCATCCACAGCGCGCAAAACCATTTATCTGTGTAAAGCAACCTGCCCCATCCCGCGATGAAGTCATCGCTGATTTCGTGAAGTTTGGACAAGAGAATCCACAAACCGCTGACAAACCAGCAGCCGGTGTTTTCTTAGGTTTCTTGGCAGCGAAGTTTCCTTGCGCCAGAAAATAA
- a CDS encoding ammonium transporter, protein MEILKSGSDALFILLGAIMVLAMHAGFAFLELGTVRKKNQVNALVKILVDFAVSTIAYFFIGYSIAYGVNFFSGAELLAEKNGYELVKFFFLLTFAAAIPAIISGGIAERAKFNPQLIATFILVGFVYPFFEGIAWNQHYGIQAWIKGFTGEEFHDFAGSVVVHAVGGWIALPAVILLGARRGRYTKEGQISAHPPSSIPFLALGAWILAVGWFGFNVMSAQTIDKISGLVALNSLMAMVGGTLAAWVIGRNDPGFAYNGPLAGLVAVCAGSDLMHPVGALFVGLVAGALFVYMFTLVQNRWKLDDVLGVWPLHGLCGLWGGLAAGIFGTKALGGIGGITFTGQLIGSLMGVGIALVGGFVVYGVLKAVIGIRMSQEEEFEGADLSVHRISATPDREPNW, encoded by the coding sequence GTGGAAATTTTGAAATCTGGCAGTGATGCTCTATTTATTTTGTTGGGTGCCATCATGGTGCTTGCAATGCATGCGGGTTTTGCATTTCTTGAGCTAGGTACTGTGCGTAAGAAAAACCAGGTAAATGCCTTGGTAAAAATCTTGGTGGATTTTGCAGTTTCTACGATTGCTTATTTCTTCATCGGTTACAGCATCGCATACGGAGTGAACTTCTTTTCGGGTGCAGAACTACTGGCTGAAAAAAATGGTTACGAGTTAGTGAAGTTTTTCTTTCTCCTTACTTTTGCAGCTGCAATTCCTGCCATTATTTCTGGCGGCATAGCTGAGAGAGCGAAATTTAATCCCCAATTGATCGCTACTTTTATTTTGGTTGGTTTCGTTTATCCCTTTTTTGAAGGCATTGCGTGGAATCAGCATTACGGTATTCAGGCATGGATTAAGGGTTTCACTGGCGAAGAGTTTCATGATTTCGCAGGTTCAGTAGTTGTCCATGCTGTTGGTGGTTGGATTGCATTGCCCGCTGTTATCTTGCTTGGCGCTCGCCGTGGCCGTTACACCAAAGAAGGACAAATCTCTGCGCACCCGCCATCCAGCATTCCCTTCTTAGCACTAGGCGCATGGATTTTAGCGGTGGGTTGGTTTGGTTTTAATGTGATGAGCGCGCAAACTATCGACAAGATCAGCGGTTTAGTTGCCTTGAACTCATTAATGGCAATGGTTGGTGGAACACTCGCTGCATGGGTGATTGGACGTAATGATCCAGGCTTTGCATACAACGGTCCGCTTGCTGGATTAGTTGCGGTGTGCGCGGGTTCTGATTTGATGCATCCAGTTGGCGCTTTGTTTGTTGGTTTGGTTGCCGGTGCTTTATTTGTATATATGTTTACCCTAGTCCAAAACCGTTGGAAGTTGGATGATGTATTGGGTGTTTGGCCTCTTCATGGATTGTGTGGACTTTGGGGTGGTTTAGCTGCTGGCATTTTTGGAACGAAGGCGCTTGGCGGAATCGGTGGCATTACTTTTACAGGTCAACTGATTGGTAGTCTGATGGGTGTGGGTATTGCCTTAGTGGGCGGCTTTGTAGTCTATGGTGTGCTGAAGGCGGTTATTGGTATTCGGATGTCTCAAGAGGAAGAGTTTGAGGGCGCTGATTTAAGCGTTCATCGCATTTCTGCCACACCAGATCGCGAACCTAACTGGTAA
- a CDS encoding AEC family transporter, translating to MLYVFNVVLPVFALILIGYVCGRTGKLGESASIELNRFVVWLALPAQLFNFAANSGWQTLWQPGFIAAFFFSCLIVFIAVLVISYCKSKDLAAASFHGLSASYSNTGYMGIPLCALALGQEGMAPAIISTFIVFVMFALVTVLIEIDILSHKKHHEILFSVLKSLCANPLLVAPVAGLLWASSGQTLYEPIAQVITFLAAAATPCALVSIGLFLLQKSKASASQTWGISIAKLVFQPLVAWLIAGPILNLPTLWLNAIVILSALPTGTGPFMLAQYYKADSSVISRVVLITTIGSLLTLSLFLWWNAGV from the coding sequence TTGCTCTACGTATTCAATGTAGTCCTTCCAGTTTTTGCACTCATACTGATTGGGTATGTTTGCGGGCGTACTGGTAAGTTAGGAGAAAGTGCCTCGATTGAGCTGAACCGATTTGTCGTTTGGTTGGCACTTCCAGCACAGCTTTTTAATTTTGCCGCCAATAGCGGATGGCAAACCCTTTGGCAGCCAGGCTTTATAGCCGCCTTTTTCTTTAGCTGCCTCATTGTTTTTATAGCAGTTCTTGTCATTAGCTACTGTAAGAGCAAAGATTTAGCTGCGGCAAGTTTTCATGGATTAAGTGCGTCCTACTCAAATACGGGCTACATGGGTATACCGCTTTGCGCTCTTGCATTGGGCCAAGAGGGAATGGCTCCTGCAATCATTTCAACTTTTATTGTGTTTGTAATGTTTGCATTAGTAACAGTATTAATCGAGATCGATATTCTGTCGCATAAAAAACATCATGAGATATTGTTCAGTGTATTGAAGTCACTCTGTGCCAATCCATTGTTGGTTGCACCAGTTGCCGGTTTGCTGTGGGCATCCTCTGGCCAAACCTTATATGAGCCTATTGCCCAAGTGATTACTTTCTTGGCGGCTGCGGCAACACCGTGCGCTTTGGTATCAATTGGATTGTTTCTGTTGCAAAAGAGCAAAGCCTCGGCTAGTCAGACATGGGGTATCAGCATTGCGAAGTTAGTTTTCCAACCTCTAGTTGCTTGGTTGATTGCAGGGCCCATCTTAAACTTGCCAACACTTTGGTTAAATGCGATTGTGATTTTGAGTGCACTTCCAACAGGTACGGGCCCTTTTATGTTGGCTCAGTATTACAAGGCTGATAGCAGTGTGATATCGCGAGTGGTATTAATTACTACGATTGGCTCTTTATTAACGCTATCCTTATTTTTGTGGTGGAATGCTGGGGTTTGA
- the miaB gene encoding tRNA (N6-isopentenyl adenosine(37)-C2)-methylthiotransferase MiaB — protein sequence MKKLYIKTFGCQMNEYDSGKMADLLHADEGMEMTNSPEDADVVLLNTCSIREKAEDKVFSDLGRLRELKKTRSNLLIGVGGCVASQEGQQIISRAPYVDVVFGPQTLHRLTDLIAERRKTGVPQVDISFPEIEKFDRLPASRQTRGSAYVSIMEGCSKYCSYCVVPYTRGEEVSRPFDDVLTEVAGLAANGVKEIVLLGQNVNAYRGKMGDTAELADFALLIEYIAEIPGVERIRFTTSHPKEFTQRLIDVYAKVPKLVSHLHLPVQHGSDAMLSAMKRGYTALEFKSIIRKMRAVRPDLTLSSDFIVGFPGETDADFEKLLKMVRDLNFDNSFCFIFSPRPGTPAANLSDNTPYEVKLKRLQTLLALVEDQANQISQKMLGNVETVLVEGLAKDGINLQGRAENNRVVHFATPTDEIESLTGQMVDIKITEVLNYTLRGEMVEVHAS from the coding sequence ATGAAAAAGCTCTATATCAAAACCTTTGGTTGCCAAATGAACGAGTACGACTCGGGCAAGATGGCCGACCTTCTCCATGCAGATGAAGGCATGGAAATGACCAACTCGCCAGAAGATGCAGATGTTGTTCTGCTTAATACATGCTCTATACGAGAAAAAGCGGAAGATAAAGTTTTCTCTGATCTTGGGCGACTAAGAGAACTAAAAAAAACAAGGTCCAACTTACTCATCGGAGTTGGCGGCTGCGTCGCCAGCCAAGAAGGTCAACAAATTATTAGTCGTGCACCCTATGTCGATGTTGTTTTTGGACCCCAAACTCTACATCGTCTAACCGATCTTATTGCCGAACGCCGCAAAACAGGAGTTCCCCAGGTTGATATCTCATTTCCAGAGATTGAAAAATTTGATCGACTACCAGCATCACGCCAAACTCGTGGCTCAGCATATGTATCGATCATGGAGGGTTGCTCCAAATATTGCAGCTATTGCGTTGTTCCATACACGCGAGGTGAAGAGGTATCGCGTCCCTTTGATGATGTTTTGACTGAAGTTGCTGGACTTGCTGCCAATGGAGTCAAAGAAATTGTTTTACTTGGACAGAATGTCAATGCTTATCGAGGCAAAATGGGTGACACTGCGGAGCTTGCCGACTTTGCTTTACTTATTGAATATATTGCCGAGATACCGGGAGTTGAGCGTATCCGTTTTACCACCAGCCATCCTAAAGAATTTACACAACGCCTAATTGATGTGTATGCCAAGGTGCCAAAACTGGTAAGTCATCTACATTTGCCAGTACAACATGGCTCTGATGCCATGCTATCAGCTATGAAGCGCGGCTATACGGCACTTGAATTCAAAAGCATTATTCGAAAAATGCGCGCAGTGCGCCCTGATCTAACCCTATCTAGCGACTTTATTGTTGGCTTTCCTGGCGAGACTGATGCTGACTTTGAAAAGCTTCTAAAGATGGTGCGTGACTTGAACTTTGATAACAGTTTTTGCTTTATCTTTAGTCCGCGCCCAGGAACCCCCGCAGCAAACCTAAGTGATAACACGCCATATGAAGTGAAATTAAAGCGCCTACAAACATTACTTGCCCTTGTTGAGGATCAAGCTAATCAGATTAGTCAAAAAATGCTGGGCAATGTTGAAACTGTTTTAGTTGAAGGTTTAGCAAAGGATGGGATTAATCTACAAGGCAGAGCTGAGAATAATCGCGTAGTCCACTTTGCTACCCCCACTGATGAAATTGAATCTCTCACAGGACAAATGGTTGATATCAAAATTACTGAAGTACTCAATTACACCCTCAGGGGTGAGATGGTAGAAGTACATGCCAGCTAA
- a CDS encoding OsmC family protein, giving the protein MRKVVSQFGNGPLQQKLQTGDLHFLSDAYASNGGQDTGPTPHEYLGAALASCTSMTLKMYAGRKSMNLENAIVTVDIERANDVEIFTRDIQLQGNLTEDEKNRLMEIANKCPIHKALAGDIQIKTQLVS; this is encoded by the coding sequence ATGAGAAAAGTAGTTTCGCAGTTTGGGAATGGGCCACTACAACAGAAATTGCAAACAGGTGATTTGCATTTTCTATCCGATGCCTACGCTAGCAATGGCGGGCAGGATACTGGCCCTACACCCCATGAATATCTGGGAGCGGCATTAGCATCGTGTACCAGCATGACATTAAAAATGTATGCGGGTCGTAAGTCGATGAACTTAGAAAATGCAATTGTGACGGTAGACATTGAACGTGCGAATGATGTTGAAATATTCACGCGCGACATCCAGTTGCAAGGCAATCTTACTGAAGATGAAAAAAATCGCTTAATGGAAATTGCAAATAAATGCCCAATACATAAAGCATTAGCAGGTGATATCCAAATAAAAACCCAGCTTGTAAGTTAA
- a CDS encoding trimeric intracellular cation channel family protein, giving the protein MEHIQFWVGVIATMAFAVTGVLAIADRGVDLFGVLVLGLITAIGGGTIRDIILEAPVFWSENQIYVWLALGASVLTFVAESFFTQPQIYRWMLYIDGFGAALFGIQGADKASSMNFGLPVAPVILGVITAIGGGLIRDVLAGRKTLIMSHELYAIPVTLGCCVYVLILNFLPQFTVEGSVLCMLGIFGLRAAAIHWDLRVPKLFITKTR; this is encoded by the coding sequence ATGGAACATATTCAATTTTGGGTTGGCGTCATCGCAACCATGGCATTTGCGGTAACTGGCGTATTGGCGATTGCGGATCGCGGAGTCGATCTTTTCGGCGTATTGGTGTTGGGCTTAATCACTGCGATTGGGGGTGGCACTATTCGCGACATTATTTTGGAAGCCCCTGTTTTTTGGTCTGAGAATCAAATATACGTTTGGCTTGCTCTTGGAGCAAGTGTTCTGACATTTGTTGCCGAATCTTTTTTTACGCAACCGCAAATTTATCGTTGGATGCTTTACATCGATGGTTTTGGTGCGGCCCTTTTTGGAATACAAGGTGCTGATAAAGCATCCAGTATGAATTTCGGGCTACCGGTTGCTCCCGTGATTCTGGGTGTGATTACCGCCATTGGTGGTGGTTTAATCCGAGATGTTTTGGCTGGAAGAAAAACCCTCATCATGTCGCACGAACTTTATGCCATCCCTGTGACTTTGGGGTGTTGCGTTTACGTTTTGATTCTGAATTTTTTACCTCAATTTACAGTCGAGGGTTCTGTGCTCTGTATGTTGGGGATATTTGGATTGCGCGCAGCTGCCATTCATTGGGATCTGCGCGTGCCCAAATTGTTTATTACTAAAACGCGCTAA
- a CDS encoding putative Na+/H+ antiporter: MNFTPIELGASIIFAIAVLHTFCTGYFESLSKRSPRHAGLWHLLGEVEIVFGFWAAALVIYISLIGDLHTAKSYLNKRNFTEPLFVFAIMIVAGSKPILHFSTQLLHAVAKVLKRLLGIRGAPALYFLTLGLTPLLGSLITEPAAMTLAAFLLRDLVYRHQCSKSLLFGTLGVLFVNISIGGTLTNFAAPPVLMVASTWGWSSAFMFTNFGMESCIAIFTNALVATLLFHRQLVDPSTSSQQEKIPLTVIAVHLLFLLGVVVFAHDPIIFVWLLLFFIGYTTAYPKYQSPLILKEALLVGFFLAGLVVLGGLQGWWLQPILEMMSPTAVFYGSLALTAITDNAALTYLGSLVTGTSLDFKLALVGGAVAGGGLTVIANAPNPAGIAILRNYFPGGTVSALYLLIAAIPPTLVAIAAYRLL, from the coding sequence ATGAACTTTACCCCTATAGAACTTGGTGCCAGCATTATTTTTGCAATTGCCGTTTTACACACTTTTTGCACTGGCTATTTTGAATCTCTATCAAAACGCTCGCCAAGACATGCAGGCCTTTGGCACCTCTTAGGAGAGGTAGAAATTGTATTTGGCTTTTGGGCGGCTGCCCTTGTTATATACATCTCTTTAATTGGAGATTTGCACACTGCTAAATCTTACTTAAACAAGCGAAACTTCACAGAGCCTTTGTTTGTTTTTGCCATCATGATCGTCGCCGGCAGCAAACCGATATTGCATTTTTCAACACAGCTACTCCATGCTGTAGCCAAGGTGTTAAAACGCTTGCTAGGGATTAGGGGTGCTCCAGCACTGTACTTTCTGACTCTCGGTTTAACACCACTTCTAGGATCCCTCATCACCGAACCAGCGGCTATGACCTTAGCAGCATTTTTATTGCGTGACCTTGTGTATCGGCATCAATGCTCCAAATCATTGCTGTTCGGCACCCTAGGTGTTCTATTTGTGAACATATCTATTGGCGGCACTCTTACAAATTTTGCTGCCCCGCCAGTACTCATGGTCGCTTCCACATGGGGGTGGAGCTCGGCATTCATGTTTACTAATTTTGGAATGGAATCCTGCATTGCCATATTCACCAATGCTCTTGTAGCAACTCTTTTATTTCATCGCCAGCTTGTTGATCCCTCCACATCAAGCCAGCAGGAAAAAATTCCATTGACTGTGATTGCGGTTCATTTACTATTCTTATTGGGAGTAGTGGTATTTGCACATGACCCCATTATTTTTGTATGGCTACTCTTATTCTTTATTGGTTACACCACCGCATATCCAAAATATCAAAGCCCACTCATTCTTAAAGAAGCATTGTTAGTTGGCTTCTTCTTAGCTGGATTAGTTGTACTTGGTGGATTGCAAGGTTGGTGGCTACAACCGATTTTAGAGATGATGAGTCCAACGGCTGTGTTCTATGGCAGCCTGGCTTTAACCGCAATTACCGATAATGCCGCCCTGACATATTTAGGATCATTGGTAACAGGTACTTCTCTAGATTTCAAACTCGCTTTAGTAGGCGGCGCAGTTGCAGGTGGTGGCCTTACGGTAATCGCAAATGCACCAAACCCGGCAGGCATCGCAATATTAAGAAATTACTTTCCTGGAGGCACAGTCTCTGCACTCTATCTCTTGATAGCCGCAATACCACCCACACTAGTAGCAATTGCTGCCTATCGACTGCTTTAG
- a CDS encoding membrane lipoprotein lipid attachment site-containing protein codes for MKKIIAITVATLAIAGCSNMSNTEQRTLSGAGIGAAAGAIGTAIFHGNPIWGAVGGAAVGAASGYIYDSYKKEQASEYNAGYNAGKNNKPANAPN; via the coding sequence ATGAAAAAAATTATCGCGATTACTGTAGCAACCCTTGCAATTGCTGGCTGCTCAAATATGAGCAATACTGAACAACGCACACTCTCTGGTGCTGGTATTGGCGCTGCAGCTGGCGCTATCGGTACCGCCATTTTCCATGGCAACCCAATCTGGGGTGCCGTTGGTGGCGCAGCTGTTGGTGCGGCATCAGGCTACATATATGATTCCTACAAAAAAGAGCAGGCATCTGAATACAACGCTGGATACAACGCTGGAAAAAATAACAAACCAGCAAACGCACCAAACTAA